The DNA window gagggcaaaaaaaaaaaaaaaagtctaactTCGGTCAACTCCCAGTCCTTAGGTATTAAGGGTGGATGTGCTCTCATAAAGTAGTTTAACTGCTGATTATGGTCATCCTCTTAATCAACACGAATAGGCTTCGCTTCTGCTCTCGTCTGTTACAAACCACAGACATTATGAGTAATAATGGAATCAGTGAAACACACTGATGCTCCAGAATATGGGCGACCTGTGCTAGCGCTACATTTTAACCAGGCCTACAGGATTTGAAGGACATTGCAAGATTAAttaatcgatttatttatttatttatttatttatttatttatttatttatttatttatttatttgtttgtttgttgtttgtttgtttgtttgtttgtttgtttgtttgtttgtttgtttgtttatttatttatttatttatttatttatttatttatttatttatttatttatttatttatttatttatttatttatttatttatttatttatttgtttgtttgtttgtttgtttgtttgtttgtttgtttgtttgtttgtttgtttgtttgtttgtttgtttgtttgtttgtttgtttgtttgtttgtttgtttgtttgtttgtttgtttaattattaattaattaattaattaatttatttattttgagtgAGTGAGGTACATTTGTGTCGAAGATAGGGCTTGCGACAAACTCTTCACTTAACGACTTTCAACTATAACACTGGATTGGAGAACAAACACTAATGAAAGTATGCAAGTAAGACATAAAAATTCTAGAAAAACTAAGTACTAGGTACAGATACCAGATAAATACAATCAAAAGCTAATTCATAAAATAGCATCCAAATAATTGTATCAAAGTGGTCAAGTTAAATACTTCTATAATAACATAAGGCACGATAATACACTGgagaatgtctttacgcaagtgaatgtctattTTTGAACTGTTGTTTAGATAAACTGTAAGTAGGCctactggaaagaagaattatgagaaaaatcttaggaccaatgaaaaTAGCAGAACGATGGgaaataagaagtaataaggaataTACCAGAACATAGGAAATATAACAGGAACAATAACAAAATGGAGATTGCAATTGTTGGATATATCTATAGTATGGACGATAACAGATAttaaagtacctttgggagaaaaatcAACAAAGAGCTgtatacaagaggtcaagaaatatttggaaagaaatGTAATAATTGAAAACGAAACTATAGAAATCAGtgattataaaaaaaattaaaaatggaatgATTCCGACGAAGAATGAAAAATAAACCCGATCTAAAATGATAtgatgagagaagaataaagcacagTGCAATAATGAAGgcatactggaaagaacggaagacgAAACAAGAAGAAACAATGAATTGAATTTGACACGCGGTTTATAGCGGGCCTCCTCGTAAAGAAGTATAATAATATTCTTATAATTAATAGCAGGAAAAGTAAACTACATTTATGTGTTTAATATATATTGAATATCAAACAATGTACTGTAGTTTAAAGAATTAGGATCAGATTAGAAATAAGATAGGCAATAAGAgtggtgatagtaataataataaaatgaggaAGACAAATAATAATTATGACTAAAGGGCATAACAGATGGTAATAAACCTATTCAGACAACATAAACACACAGACTTGCACAATTCAGGTTTGTGTGCCCAGGATAAACTTTCTAGAGGCAGAtttgaatgtacactgactgacagagcaaatgcaacaccaagaaggagtggttcgaaagggatgaaagttggggaaaaaacagagacggcacggacgattaaatgatgtttatttcaaaccgatatgcaggttacacaatgcgcacggcatcgactcagtaggatgtaggaccaccgcgagcggcgatgcacgcagaaacacgtcgaggtacggagtcaataagagtgcggatggtgtcctgagggatggttctccattctctgtcaaccatttgcctcagttggtcgtccgtacgaggctggggcagagtttgcaaacggcgtccaatgagatcccacacgtgttcgattggtgagagatccggagagtacgctggccacggaagcatctgtacacctcgtagagcctgttgggagatgcgagcagtgtgtgggcgggcattatcctgctgaaacagagcattgggcagcccctgaaggtacgggagtgccaccggccgcagcacctgctgcacgtagcggtgggcatttaacgtgccttgaatacgcactagaggtgacgtggaatcatacgcaatagcaccccaaactatgatgccgcgttgtctagcggtagggcgctccacagttactgccggatttgacctttctccacgccgacgccacactcgtctgcggtgactatcactgacagaacagaagcgtgactcatcggagaacacgacgttccgccattccctcatccaagtcgctctagcccggcaccatggcaggcgtgcacgtctatgctgtggagtcaatggtagtcttctgagcggacgccgggagtgcaggcctccttcaaccaatcgacgggaaattgttctggtcgatattggaacagccagggtgtcttgcacatgctgaagaatggcggttgacgtggcgtgcggggctgccaccgcttggcggctgatgcgccgatcctcgcgtgctgacgtcactcgggctgcgcctggacccctcgcacgtgccacatgtccctgcgccaaccatcttcgccacaggcgctgcaccgtggacacatccctatgggtatcggctgcgatttgacgaagcgaccaacctgcccttctcagcccgatcaccatacccctcgtaaagtcgtctgtctgctggaaatgcctccgttgacggcggcctggcattcttagctatacacgtgtcctgtggcacacgacaacacgttctacaatgactgtcggctgagaaatcacggtacgaagtgggccattcgccaacgccgtgtcccatttatcgttcgctacgtgcgcagcacagcggcgcatttcacatcatgagcatacctcagtgacgtcagtctaccctgcaattggcataaagttctgaccactccttcttggtgttgcatttgctctgtcagtcagtgtatgacagGAATTCacgtatggaaaattctaaattcccgtggagggaattatatatttttcaccattagagcatgtcaaaaacataccagatgtaaggcttttcaggcgtttgctctattaaccagcgtttcgtcttaggtctgacactagactcatcagagtgggatgtgtcagaccctacccactgacgctgggtgtatgcaggtgagcttatcagaagcccatatgtgagtctagtgtcagacctaagacgaaacgctggttaatagagcaaacgcctgaaaagccttacatctgataggAATTCACGTGCCGAATATTCATTTGGAGTGTGTTCCAAAGTATCGATGCTGCAACTTGGGAACCAGAAGCGATACAAATTTTATGGAAATACGAACTATAGGAGATGCTCAGAATCTAtgtttaattatgttttaatatcctatagacatgatactgtgtaggaTTTTGGTCTTACACCGTGTCACaaaaagaaggtgaaattctttacgtttcgcagagtcgaggacagtcgagatttcttctgaggacgcagagcacagttctctgtgaaacgtaatgaatttcaccttattttctggacacggcataagcacaaaaCCTTATACAGTCTCATGTccataagtacgggctgtgaaagcatcaatggcaacattttaATACCCTATCAGTTGTGATTGTGATGCTGGACGGCAGAAAGTTCAGAGTAACTCCAGACATCACCTACGAATGTTTCCTTGTGGCTAGAAATAACTTCTGCTGGTGACAGACGAACCATTCAAATATATTTGAAATCCAGATTTCTTCTTGAGTTCTACCTGAGTAAACATACCTAATTACTTTAGTTTACGAGTTCATGATGTGATGATAGCTAGAAATGATTTATGGAAGGAATAAGAATTTTTCCTTTTAAGATATCTAATTCATTCCATATTAATTTgatctcatcactcatcattcctgtcttattattaatttaatttttatatcatcaaattagtgtaaagtaatacaatgtaatatatattTCAGTGTCTGGTTAGGTGGAAGAGAAGGCCTGagggccttaatcttgccaggtaaaataaaacattacgaatCTAAACTATGGCCTTGATTTTGATCTCTTAAAAACGAACCATATTATCGTCATCGTTGTCGGTATGTGAATGTTCAGAGTACGTGGGATTGCTAGACACTAAGAATAACGTCTTATTCTTAAAAAGAACGAGAAAAAACATAATTTGTTTTTATAAACGGAGTTTATTGAAATAATTTAATCAACTTGGATACATTTTTCAGGATTGAAGGAAGTTGGTGAATTTGAGCAGGATTTCGAGGTTACGGGGGAAGGTTGGTGCCACTTATCCCAGGTAAGCAGCAGTCTTGGCGTTCACGTGAGCGACGGCGTCAGCAACTCTGGCGGCCTGTACGGCGGGAGTGTCTACAGGAGTTCCGGCAGGGGTGAGGGCAAGACCAGCGGGTCCACCTACACTGAGGGTAGATGCTGGGTGAGCAGCAGCGGGTACCAGAGCGGGGGTGGCGAGACCAGCGTAGCCGAGGTGGGCGCCGTATGCGACGGGGGCGGCAATAGCAGGAGCAGCGATGGCGGCGGGAGCAGCCAGAACACCACGAGCGGCGATTACTCCTGGAGCAGCAAGACCAGCGTAGCCGAGGGGAGCACCGTATGCAATACCGGCAGGAGCGCCGAGAAGTCCACGAGCTGCA is part of the Anabrus simplex isolate iqAnaSimp1 chromosome 10, ASM4041472v1, whole genome shotgun sequence genome and encodes:
- the LOC136881812 gene encoding cuticle protein 2, translating into MQLLIVLCAVVAVSQAGYLAGPAAVAAPGVIAARGLLGAPAGIAYGAPLGYAGLAAPGVIAARGVLAAPAAIAAPAIAAPVAYGAHLGYAGLATPALVPAAAHPASTLSVGGPAGLALTPAGTPVDTPAVQAARVADAVAHVNAKTAAYLG